One Dioscorea cayenensis subsp. rotundata cultivar TDr96_F1 chromosome 15, TDr96_F1_v2_PseudoChromosome.rev07_lg8_w22 25.fasta, whole genome shotgun sequence genomic region harbors:
- the LOC120277647 gene encoding disease resistance protein RPS2-like → MNLINPVVSSVVPYVLNPIMRQFKYLFLPNNNVKAVVDAMDVLRAKKDIQNAKREGEDCSPEMEFWLEKVENIERDVAAIKQEYYLRKKCIGISSLNLVSNYKIGKRAFKTKEELMQLLNKSSKFEVICRYLKENTAGIVGIWGMRGVGKTILLRSINNEFIHNKDGMFDHVIWVAVSQNNIEKVQSDIAKYLGLSSADASAICDFLSRKSFLLLLDDLWSSLDLETIGVPEIQHDAQDENKRMVVFTTQSKAICRSMEADTKIRMEPLDDDAAWSLFNEKAGKELIASDEKIEYHAKDITEKCAGLPLVLVTVGKVMSTKKSPQDWEGVATMMGKFPGMKEPSLFPFLKISYDSLEGDSLRQCFLYCSLWGEDEQIPTDELIECWMGHGLLGDFDELNEAYIKGETIIGLLKEACLLESGVLKQPVLKSSDLTSNVKLHGMVRDLALWIASDCHENKRGWLVKRQRNLKRLPKDLSGREVISLANNKLRSLDQSAKFNKLRTFMLQGNENLDLISPGFFMTMHFLKYLDLSKTSITTLPEEIRMLQELQYLNLSFSSIISLPSTLGDLNQLKYLYCGKASNLKDIPQDLIPRLTKLNVLDLYSTGVYFFKGAYLDDMENFLCKLKGVGINIEGVSALKRLSCVPKQKVQLTEGFYEYLTSVSISPSLLGINSKTSLQELQILGISPLKELVMKTEHEDSWCLSHLKSLRLKFHPKLRNIIWEDLEARHFLPKLAYLSIYKCDSLTSLSWVAQLPSLQILKIRKCCKLMSIIADDHHKMIEDGTPFQSLKTLILDNLPDLDSIYEGKLSFPSIEAIILSKCWKLGSLPLGYDSAKNMTYISVKPGYLWDDMNWAFKCRFSRFVVQRSVEWTIFNGDRKEAEKGFKEGDLIKEDIKTMKTDPKKEVSLIGRGNGFPQVVPVMELIFVSNEMHSSKCSYEIL, encoded by the coding sequence ATGAATCTCATCAACCCTGTTGTGAGTTCTGTTGTTCCCTACGTGTTGAATCCTATTATGCGCCAATTCAAGTACTTGTTCTTACCCAACAACAATGTCAAAGCCGTTGTTGATGCCATGGATGTACTAAGAGCCAAGAAGGACATCCAAAATGCAAAGCGAGAAGGCGAAGATTGCTCCCCAGAAATGGAGTTCTGGCTTGAAAAGGTTGAAAACATTGAACGTGATGTGGCTGCCATAAAACAAGAATATTATCTAAGAAAAAAGTGCATAGGAATCTCTTCACTCAATCTTGTTTCTAACTACAAGATCGGCAAACGAGCTTTTAAGACGAAAGAGGAGCTAATGCAATTACTGAACAAAAGTTCTAAGTTTGAGGTGATATGTCGCTATCTTAAAGAAAACACTGCGGGGATAGTTGGGATATGGGGCATGAGAGGCGTTGGCAAAACCATACTTCTAAGAAGCATCAACAATGAATTCATTCACAACAAAGATGGCATGTTTGATCATGTCATTTGGGTTGCAgtttctcaaaataatattgaaaaggTTCAATCTGATATCGCTAAGTATTTGGGATTATCATCTGCTGATGCTAGTGCAATTTGTGATTTCTTGAGCAGAAAAAGTTTTCTGTTACTGTTAGATGATCTCTGGAGCTCACTTGATCTCGAGACGATTGGAGTACCTGAGATTCAACATGATGCTCAAGATGAGAACAAGAGGATGGTGGTTTTCACAACACAGTCCAAGGCAATTTGCCGTAGTATGGAAGCTGATACGAAGATCAGAATGGAGCCCTTGGATGATGATGCAGCATGGAGTTTGTTCAATGAGAAAGCAGGTAAAGAGCTCATTGCATCTGACGAAAAAATTGAATATCACGCTAAGGATATCACAGAGAAATGTGCTGGACTTCCACTTGTTCTTGTCACTGTTGGCAAAGTGATGTCGACCAAGAAGAGCCCACAAGACTGGGAGGGTGTTGCCACCATGATGGGAAAATTTCCAGGGATGAAAGAACCAAGCTTATTTCCTTTTCTAAAGATCAGTTACGACAGTTTGGAGGGTGATTCTTTAAGGCAATGcttcttgtattgttctttATGGGGTGAGGATGAGCAAATACCTACAGATGAACTCATAGAGTGTTGGATGGGGCATGGCTTATTAGGTGATTTTGATGAACTTAATGAAGCTTACATTAAGGGTGAGACTATTATTGGACTTCTTAAAGAAGCATGCTTACTAGAATCAGGAGTCTTGAAACAACCGGTTTTAAAATCTAGTGATTTAACAAGCAATGTGAAGCTTCATGGTATGGTCCGAGATCTTGCACTGTGGATAGCTTCCGATTGTCACGAAAATAAGCGAGGATGGTTAGTGAAACGACAGAGAAACTTAAAAAGATTGCCCAAAGATCTCAGTGGCAGGGAAGTGATTTCTTTGGCAAATAACAAATTAAGATCATTGGATCAATCTGCTAAATTCAACAAGCTCAGAACATTTATGCTCCAAGGAAATGAAAATCTCGACCTCATTTCTCCAGGCTTCTTTATGACAATGCATTTCCTCAAGTATTTGGATCTATCCAAAACCAGTATTACTACTTTGCCAGAAGAGATACGCATGTTGCAGGAGTTGCAATATCTCAATTTATCATTCTCATCTATCATTTCTTTGCCTTCAACTTTGGGTGATTTGAATCAGTTGAAGTATCTATATTGTGGTAAAGCATCAAACCTGAAGGATATTCCTCAAGATCTCATACCAAGGTTGACAAAGTTGAATGTATTGGATTTATATTCAACTGGCGTATATTTCTTCAAAGGAGCATATCTTGATGACATGGAaaattttttatgcaaattaaaAGGAGTGGGGATCAACATAGAAGGCGTTTCTGCATTAAAACGACTCTCATGTGTTCCTAAGCAGAAAGTGCAGTTGACAGAGGGATTCTATGAATATCTAACTTCAGTCAGCATATCCCCATCCCTACTTGGAATCAACAGCAAGACAAGCCTTCAAGAACTCCAAATTTTGGGCATTTCACCATTAAAGGAGTTGGTCATGAAAACAGAGCATGAAGATTCTTGGTGTCTTTCTCATCTGAAAAGCTTACGTTTAAAGTTTCATCCTAAGCTGAGAAATATCATTTGGGAAGATTTGGAAGCAAGACATTTTCTCCCCAAGCTTGCTTACTTATCTATCTATAAATGTGATAGCTTGACTAGCTTGTCTTGGGTTGCTCAGCTACCATCTCTGCAAATTCTCAAGATACGCAAATGTTGTAAACTGATGAGTATTATAGCTGATGATCATCACAAAATGATCGAGGATGGAACTCCTTTCCAAAGCCTCAAGACCTTGATTCTTGATAATTTACCAGATTTGGATTCCATCTATGAGGGAAAACTATCCTTCCCTTCCATTGAAGCAATTATATTGAGTAAATGTTGGAAATTGGGAAGCCTCCCACTTGGATATGACAGTGCTAAGAATATGACGTACATAAGTGTGAAACCAGGATACTTGTGGGATGACATGAATTGGGCATTCAAGTGTCGTTTCTCTCGTTTTGTT